In Clostridium thermosuccinogenes, the genomic stretch CAATCCGCACATCCCTGTCCTCCAGTTTCATCATTTCTTCATTAGCTTTGTTTAACTCTTCCATGGATAAATTACCCCTCGTTTCTTTGACTAGATTATCCGAAAAAGAAAGGGAGCTAATAACTGAAAATACAGCTTGGTCTCCGAGAAGCTTTAAATTCATGTCAGCTTTTTCATTGATCTCTTCTACAAAACGTGCCAATATGGATTTAATGGTAGCCAGCGTTGTAATTTCGCCATCTATTTCACTTATTTTTTGCCTGAAGATTTCCACTGTTTCTGCTGCATCGTAATTGCTAAGGATTCTTATGATTTGCTTCACGGGAACGCGCAGCTTGCGCAGGATTATGATTTGCTGCAGACGGTTTATAGCCTTTTCATCATAAACCCGGTAAGCATAATCTTCCATCCGCAGGCTTTGAATTAAACCAACTTGCTCATAATAGCGCAGCATTCTCGTGGAAACTCCGTAACTCCTTGATACCTGGCTGATTGACTGTAGTTCCATATCATTACCTCATTTCTTTCCCTTGTCTTTGATTATAAAGTACGACACGGTGTCAAAGTCAAAAGTTTTTTGCAAGTTTTTGAATTTTTTCTACCTAAAACAGATCATAGGATTTAATATGTTACTTTTTGCTCGATTGGAAGCATTTGAAAAATTATAACACAAACGTATTATGCAAACAATAAGCTGATGTACAGAGGTTATGAATGCTGCAAAAGCACTCCTACCTTCCCTGCCATCAGCTATTTCACCTGCCATTAGAGGCATGCAAATAACAACGATTGGGTAAAAAAATGACTGAGCAATTAAGCTCAGTCATTTTCCACATTTTCTTCCTCTTCCTCATCATTACCCTCTGCGTATTCCAAAATATCTCCAGGTTGACATTTTAATGCCTTGCATATTCTATTGAGAGTTGAAAACCTTATTGCTTTTACCTTTCCGGTTTTAAGATTAGACAGATTTACAATTGATATCCCAACCTTCTCTGACAAGTCATTAAGAGATATTTTCCTGTCTGCCATCATGCGATCCAGTCTCACGATTATTGCCATAAAACCATCCCCTATACTGTTTCATCGTACTCATGCTGGAGGTAGCTACCGTACTTAAATATACCACTAAGTATAATCATCAGAATTCCAGCAAATACTAGAATAAAGTTTCCGGTGTAATTTACACTTACATTTTGAATTTTTAATGTATCTACAATTGTCCTGGCAACAAAAAACTCAGCTGCAGGTATTATGAATGAACCAAAAATAAATACTACACCAATTATTGATATTCTCTTTGAATTTTCTTTTGCAAAAGGTTTATTCTCTTCTACAGATTTGAGGATGAGGACTAACTGCTTTAGCGCTGGAATTGTCAAAAAAGATATAACCGCTGCCATGATTGCTATTGAAGTATAAACATTTTTCAAACTCAACCCCATTAATGAAGCATCTTTAAGGTTATATTCAATCAAACCATCAACAGTAAAGCCAATATTTCCGATTTTTTCATCATTTAACACAAAATGTGAATCGGACATAAATGTGATAACCAAAGCAGTAATTAGTGACCCTATGGCCACAATAATCGCTGCCCAGTAAAATACATTCATAACAATCCTCAAACTATGGGAATACCTTTTGATTCTTAACATATCAGATTTGTAATTCATACAGATACCTCCTGAAATTTGGCTGCAAACATTTGATTTTCACTTTGATTATAATTAAATATTTTATCTATGTCAATAATTTTTTAATGATAATCGTTAAATTTTATTCGCATATCATTATATTATGACTTTTGAGTTGCTTAACTGATTAATGTGCAGAATACCCTATAAAAGTATGTGCAAATACTACCTGTAGAATTATGGAAAAATATTATTATCTCAAAGGAAGTATCTTATTGTGTATGCAATTTTATATTGAGCAGCACTTTATAAAGGTGAAATTAATAATAAAACAAGGCTTTCGCCCTGCTCTTGCAAAGGATAATTGATGAAATAACCATGAAGTTTCAGATCCAATCGTCATCAATTTCAATCTTTAGTATCTGACCGGTGACCGCATTAACATGAACTTCATATATACCTGATGGAGTACGTATGTCAATTTCATAAACCAATATACCATTTTCATAGTCCAATTCTACTTTTATCACTTGACCAGGAACTTGCTGCAAAGCAATTTGAATCGCTACCTCGCTGTTAATCCGGTAGCTCCTCCAATAAGCATCCCAAAGCCTGTAATACATATTATTGTTGTAGCCGCTGTTAAACATAAAATAAACCCCTCAAAAAATATTAATTCACATTATCATAATATTTATGAGCTTCTAATGTGTTACCTGGTATATGTCATCACCTATTATTTATAGGCTTTTTCTTCAAAAGAAAATGAGATTCTGCCTCCCCATATTTTTCAAAGCCAATCTGTATCCGTTTCATTTTTGATAATCTGTCTAATCTGTAGACCAACAAACATCTTTGTGGACATAGTATTTTGAAATTTGAGCTTAAATCTTTTTAGTAAAATTTTCTTGATTTTTTCTAT encodes the following:
- a CDS encoding PepSY domain-containing protein, which encodes MFNSGYNNNMYYRLWDAYWRSYRINSEVAIQIALQQVPGQVIKVELDYENGILVYEIDIRTPSGIYEVHVNAVTGQILKIEIDDDWI
- a CDS encoding DUF2975 domain-containing protein, giving the protein MNYKSDMLRIKRYSHSLRIVMNVFYWAAIIVAIGSLITALVITFMSDSHFVLNDEKIGNIGFTVDGLIEYNLKDASLMGLSLKNVYTSIAIMAAVISFLTIPALKQLVLILKSVEENKPFAKENSKRISIIGVVFIFGSFIIPAAEFFVARTIVDTLKIQNVSVNYTGNFILVFAGILMIILSGIFKYGSYLQHEYDETV
- a CDS encoding helix-turn-helix domain-containing protein, with amino-acid sequence MAIIVRLDRMMADRKISLNDLSEKVGISIVNLSNLKTGKVKAIRFSTLNRICKALKCQPGDILEYAEGNDEEEEENVEND